A genomic segment from Amygdalobacter nucleatus encodes:
- the metK gene encoding methionine adenosyltransferase has translation MARRSFLTSESVTEGHPDKVCDQIADAILDKIYEQDNQARVACEVCVSTGLVVLLGEITTKCYVDFNQITRDVIDRIGYNHPELGFEAKNVAIITAIKEQSPDISFGVSHAINSCETVGSVDERKDSKLTGAGDQGMMFGYASDETAELMPLPIVLAHKLARKLAALRHDGVYSWLRPDGKTQVTVEYEDDKPVHIHSIVVSTQHSEDVDLVTIRKSLITSLIEPNLPAELFDDKTEIYINPSGRFVLGGPAGDSGLTGRKIIVDTYGGVISHGGGSFSGKDPTKVDRSAAYVARYIAKNIVEAKLAKRVEVRLAYAIGLAHPLDVTINSYGTSKYSDEALSAAVQKVFDLTPDGIINGLNLRRPIYSQTSCYGAFGRTDNSLPWEVCDKVSALQAALQ, from the coding sequence ATGGCAAGAAGATCTTTTTTGACCTCTGAATCAGTTACAGAAGGCCATCCAGATAAAGTTTGTGATCAAATTGCTGATGCGATTTTAGATAAAATTTATGAACAAGATAATCAAGCACGTGTAGCATGTGAAGTTTGCGTCAGCACAGGCTTGGTTGTCCTGTTAGGCGAAATAACGACAAAATGCTATGTGGATTTTAACCAAATTACACGCGATGTAATTGATCGCATTGGTTATAATCATCCTGAATTAGGTTTCGAGGCTAAGAATGTAGCTATCATTACCGCTATCAAAGAGCAATCTCCAGATATTAGCTTTGGTGTTAGCCATGCAATTAATAGTTGTGAGACAGTTGGTAGTGTTGATGAGCGTAAAGATAGCAAACTGACAGGTGCTGGTGACCAAGGCATGATGTTTGGTTATGCTTCTGATGAAACAGCAGAATTGATGCCTTTGCCGATTGTTTTAGCACATAAGTTAGCTCGCAAACTAGCTGCTTTACGTCATGATGGTGTATATAGCTGGTTAAGACCTGATGGCAAGACACAGGTGACAGTTGAATATGAGGATGATAAGCCAGTTCATATTCATAGCATTGTTGTTTCAACTCAACATTCAGAAGATGTTGATTTAGTAACTATCCGTAAGTCCCTTATTACTAGCTTGATTGAACCGAACTTACCAGCAGAATTATTTGATGATAAGACCGAGATTTACATCAATCCAAGTGGTCGCTTCGTTCTTGGTGGACCAGCAGGTGATTCTGGATTAACTGGCCGTAAGATTATTGTTGATACTTACGGTGGCGTTATTTCACATGGCGGCGGTTCATTTAGCGGTAAGGATCCAACCAAAGTTGATCGCTCTGCTGCTTATGTTGCACGTTACATTGCTAAGAATATTGTAGAAGCTAAGTTAGCTAAAAGAGTAGAAGTACGTTTGGCCTATGCCATCGGCTTAGCACATCCACTCGATGTGACAATTAATAGTTATGGTACTTCAAAGTATAGTGATGAGGCGTTATCTGCTGCTGTCCAAAAAGTTTTTGATTTGACACCAGATGGCATCATCAATGGCCTTAATTTGCGTCGACCAATTTACAGTCAGACAAGTTGCTATGGTGCTTTTGGCCGTACAGACAATTCCTTGCCATGGGAAGTTTGTGATAAAGTTTCAGCTCTACAAGCAGCTTTGCAATAG
- a CDS encoding ComF family protein — MASLKLCKFIENLKSYTNSYWQTDTCYICNLRNCTNLSAPINSNGGQLVENMQLPFCANCYATLPWRMCTGNVLQLAWRTYDLSCNCLVSTYYRDVICTLVRRYKFHQAAYLAKLFGYMLALTYWRYQKMLEQGTIRPSYNDLPKIDYVSYVPLHAERKKERAYDQAECLAKYCAKALNLPCKTSLCRIRNTSRQSSLAHRAERLQNVKSAFSVLDKNSVCGKNILLIDDVISTGASLMTAVQVLQANGAYGVLCLALSSNLSEQIVHYIDGHN; from the coding sequence ATGGCTAGTTTGAAGTTATGCAAATTTATAGAAAACTTAAAATCATACACTAATTCCTATTGGCAAACTGATACTTGTTATATTTGTAATTTACGTAATTGCACAAACTTATCTGCACCAATAAATTCTAATGGTGGACAGTTAGTAGAGAATATGCAGTTACCTTTTTGTGCTAATTGTTATGCCACACTTCCTTGGCGTATGTGTACGGGTAATGTTTTACAGTTAGCCTGGCGAACTTATGATTTAAGCTGCAATTGTTTAGTAAGCACCTATTATCGTGATGTGATTTGCACTTTAGTTAGGCGTTATAAATTTCACCAAGCAGCTTATTTAGCTAAATTGTTTGGGTATATGTTAGCTCTAACTTATTGGCGTTATCAAAAAATGTTGGAACAAGGAACAATAAGGCCATCTTATAACGATTTGCCTAAAATAGATTATGTAAGTTACGTGCCATTACATGCTGAACGTAAGAAAGAAAGAGCTTATGATCAAGCCGAATGCTTAGCTAAATATTGTGCCAAGGCCTTGAATCTCCCTTGTAAAACAAGTTTATGCCGTATACGTAATACTAGTCGGCAAAGTAGTTTAGCGCATAGAGCCGAGCGTTTGCAAAATGTTAAATCTGCTTTTTCAGTTTTAGATAAGAATAGCGTTTGTGGAAAAAATATTTTGTTGATCGATGATGTTATTTCAACAGGTGCTTCGTTAATGACAGCTGTTCAGGTTTTACAAGCAAATGGAGCTTACGGGGTGCTATGCCTAGCACTTTCCAGCAACTTAAGTGAGCAAATTGTTCATTATATCGACGGACATAATTAA
- a CDS encoding aldose epimerase family protein: protein MVNGSEIYLDNKHKAEIYRLKAHGQSLAILSYGARLLEWLVPCEKTEAKTLNLVLNHANLQNYIADPAYMGAVVGPIPNRLKNAEYYLSGQKYSLKANEGANCLHSSNFAFSELDFALREIGEDFLLLEHVFIPEETLTGGNQCLQIKFILQTCETKCRLRIEYNFSSTVDTLCNITNHSYFKLWNKELLDQHNLSAEAALANLQVTLPSEFYTPTDENLLVTGEVKPVSEAPLFDFRKGQTLEAGLAALYSTKASGYDHNFILERDYQHYDAKSGHYFAKPAVFKFVPANFELSFCSTEAAAQFYTANYLACDKTNTGEEYAKQTAFCFECQAIPNSPSFSHLPALKLRAGDQYNTVTEITFRAN from the coding sequence ATGGTGAACGGATCAGAAATTTATCTTGATAACAAGCATAAAGCAGAGATATATCGCTTAAAAGCACATGGACAAAGCTTAGCTATTTTAAGTTATGGGGCGCGTCTATTAGAGTGGCTTGTGCCATGTGAAAAAACTGAGGCTAAAACACTTAATTTAGTTCTAAATCATGCTAATTTGCAAAATTATATTGCTGATCCAGCTTATATGGGGGCAGTTGTAGGACCAATTCCTAATCGTTTGAAAAATGCTGAATACTATTTGTCTGGTCAAAAATATAGTCTAAAAGCTAATGAAGGTGCTAATTGCTTACACAGCTCGAATTTTGCTTTTAGCGAGCTTGACTTCGCTTTACGTGAAATAGGTGAGGATTTCTTGCTCTTGGAGCATGTGTTTATACCTGAAGAAACGTTAACAGGTGGAAATCAGTGCTTACAAATTAAGTTCATTTTGCAAACTTGTGAAACTAAATGTCGCCTAAGAATTGAATATAATTTTAGTTCAACGGTTGATACGCTTTGCAATATAACCAATCACAGCTATTTCAAATTATGGAACAAGGAACTTCTTGACCAACATAATTTAAGTGCAGAAGCGGCTTTGGCTAACTTGCAAGTTACTTTGCCAAGCGAATTTTATACGCCGACAGATGAAAATTTGCTTGTTACAGGTGAAGTTAAACCTGTTTCAGAAGCTCCGCTTTTTGATTTTAGAAAAGGCCAAACCTTAGAGGCAGGTTTGGCAGCATTATATTCAACTAAGGCAAGTGGGTATGATCATAATTTCATTTTAGAGCGTGATTATCAGCATTATGATGCTAAAAGTGGACACTATTTTGCTAAACCGGCTGTTTTTAAATTTGTTCCAGCTAATTTTGAATTAAGTTTTTGTAGCACAGAAGCTGCTGCCCAATTCTATACAGCCAATTATTTAGCTTGTGACAAAACAAATACAGGTGAGGAGTATGCAAAACAAACAGCCTTTTGCTTTGAATGTCAGGCTATCCCTAATAGTCCGAGTTTTTCGCATTTACCAGCGCTAAAGTTGAGAGCAGGCGATCAATATAACACTGTAACTGAAATTACATTCAGGGCAAATTAG
- the cysS gene encoding cysteine--tRNA ligase, translated as MLTDLQSKIYLHNTYCNRKEQFKPLQAGEVKIYVCGPTVYDFIHIGNARPMITFDVFRHFLEFVGYKVTYMQNFTDIDDKLIKRSQKENCEMLDIAERFINEYEHDSKSLNVEDADIQPRATQTIPQIIDMVGKLIDKGYAYVGKEGVYFKVRSLKSYGCLSGHNLDDLVGGQRTLIHDSQSDKQDDFDFAVWKFQKPGEPAWEAPFGAGRPGWHIECSAMIHKHLGEQIDIHCGGQDLIFPHHENEVAQSMAYTGKLLANYWLHNAYINVDNVKMSKSLGNFWTIRDLSKKFDYRVIRYFMLSAHYRSPINFSVAILQSAEKALQRIDENMANYRFLLSKQNLAEKTESDVLAELEQLDWSFESELNFKDCAYDDTVLDKAIKQSQCVYMNALADDLNTALAMSEIFNLIYATNCYLEQVKQVNYDLLALALATLNLFVKLLGINKASAADSEIKPEVMDLLEQRQAARANKNYALADELRDKLKELGYSIKDTAQGPQLIKLGE; from the coding sequence ATGCTAACAGATTTGCAGTCAAAGATTTATTTGCACAATACATATTGCAATCGCAAGGAACAATTCAAGCCCTTACAAGCTGGAGAAGTCAAAATATATGTTTGTGGTCCGACTGTTTATGATTTCATTCATATTGGTAACGCTAGACCGATGATTACATTTGATGTCTTCCGTCATTTCTTGGAATTTGTTGGTTATAAAGTTACCTACATGCAGAATTTCACTGACATTGATGATAAGTTAATCAAGCGTTCACAAAAAGAAAATTGCGAGATGCTTGATATTGCTGAACGCTTTATCAATGAATATGAACATGATAGCAAGTCTTTGAATGTAGAAGATGCTGATATTCAGCCACGTGCAACCCAGACTATACCGCAGATCATCGATATGGTCGGCAAATTAATCGACAAAGGTTATGCCTATGTTGGCAAAGAGGGTGTATATTTCAAAGTTAGATCACTTAAGTCCTATGGTTGCTTATCTGGTCATAACCTTGATGACTTAGTTGGTGGCCAGCGTACGTTGATTCATGATAGTCAGAGCGATAAGCAAGATGATTTTGATTTTGCAGTGTGGAAGTTCCAAAAACCAGGCGAGCCAGCTTGGGAGGCTCCGTTTGGAGCAGGTCGTCCAGGATGGCACATTGAGTGCAGCGCAATGATTCATAAGCACTTAGGTGAACAGATCGATATTCATTGCGGTGGTCAAGACTTGATTTTCCCTCATCATGAAAATGAGGTAGCCCAGTCTATGGCTTATACTGGTAAGCTGTTAGCTAACTATTGGCTACACAATGCGTATATCAATGTTGATAATGTCAAAATGAGCAAATCATTGGGCAATTTCTGGACAATTCGTGATCTGTCTAAGAAGTTTGATTATCGTGTGATCAGATATTTCATGCTCTCAGCGCATTATCGTAGTCCGATTAATTTTAGTGTAGCGATATTACAATCTGCTGAAAAAGCTTTGCAACGTATCGATGAGAACATGGCTAATTATCGCTTCTTACTTTCAAAGCAAAATCTAGCTGAAAAGACTGAGTCAGATGTATTAGCCGAATTAGAGCAACTTGATTGGTCATTTGAATCTGAATTGAATTTCAAAGATTGCGCATATGATGACACGGTACTTGATAAAGCAATCAAGCAGAGCCAGTGCGTTTATATGAACGCCTTGGCTGATGATTTGAATACAGCTTTGGCCATGTCTGAAATTTTTAATTTGATTTATGCTACCAACTGTTATTTGGAACAAGTTAAACAAGTCAATTATGATTTGTTAGCTTTAGCTTTGGCAACTTTGAATTTGTTTGTTAAGTTGTTAGGCATTAACAAAGCTTCGGCTGCAGATTCGGAAATTAAGCCTGAAGTGATGGACTTGTTAGAACAAAGACAGGCAGCACGTGCTAATAAAAATTATGCGTTAGCTGATGAATTGCGTGACAAGTTGAAGGAACTTGGGTATAGCATTAAAGATACCGCGCAGGGACCACAATTGATTAAGCTTGGTGAATAA
- a CDS encoding ribonuclease III domain-containing protein: MQVGNLLLASDWQIDCREINYAKLAWLGDAIYELYVRVSLFNEAKSNLRLHKLAIGYVNASYQAKLLNYYLDQAILQADEAKIVQRALNFRTHSHAKNQSLEDYQAATALEVLLAYLYVNGRSERITELINLSKKVDEN; this comes from the coding sequence ATGCAGGTTGGTAATCTTTTGTTAGCATCAGATTGGCAGATTGATTGTCGAGAGATTAATTATGCCAAGTTAGCTTGGCTAGGCGATGCGATTTATGAACTGTATGTCCGTGTCAGTTTGTTTAATGAAGCGAAGAGTAATTTGCGCTTGCATAAGTTGGCTATCGGGTATGTAAATGCGTCATATCAAGCTAAGTTGTTAAATTATTACTTGGATCAGGCTATTTTACAGGCTGATGAAGCCAAAATTGTGCAACGGGCTTTGAATTTCAGAACACATAGCCATGCCAAAAATCAATCATTAGAGGATTACCAGGCTGCCACGGCACTTGAGGTCTTATTGGCCTATCTGTATGTGAATGGTCGGAGTGAGCGTATCACAGAATTAATTAATTTAAGTAAGAAAGTAGACGAAAACTAG
- the rlmB gene encoding 23S rRNA (guanosine(2251)-2'-O)-methyltransferase RlmB — protein MYKQDNERRRNFNKQDKVARQKKSKFFHSSKYTNNRDLSPQAEHLEQAQPEVEERPDRLKGRNAVNEALNAGRPIEKIWLNRNSNFDIGLQRLIAKAKDTGAVIVETDTKALERLAGRNHQGIVAQVAVKDYLDFNELLARANDMPDTEKAEELVIILDQINDPHNLGAVLRVADCVKASCVIVPKHRACTLDMTVAKTSAGAIEHVDCCKVVNLSQAILKLKENGYWVVACDMEGENLYTSQTLTKLKNDKIAIVIGNEGHGISQAVKANCDFCVSIPMYGHVNSLNASVATAIVSYEIKRRRQFQA, from the coding sequence ATGTATAAACAGGATAATGAGAGACGAAGAAATTTTAATAAGCAGGATAAGGTTGCCCGTCAGAAAAAGAGTAAATTTTTTCACAGTTCAAAGTATACGAATAATCGTGATTTAAGTCCACAGGCTGAGCATTTGGAGCAAGCACAGCCAGAAGTTGAAGAGAGGCCAGATCGCTTAAAGGGCAGAAACGCTGTCAACGAAGCTTTGAATGCGGGTAGACCGATTGAAAAAATTTGGCTGAATCGAAACTCAAATTTTGATATAGGCTTGCAACGTTTAATTGCTAAGGCTAAAGATACTGGAGCTGTAATTGTTGAGACTGATACTAAGGCACTGGAGAGATTAGCAGGGCGCAATCATCAAGGCATTGTAGCGCAAGTAGCAGTTAAAGATTATTTGGATTTTAACGAACTTTTGGCTAGAGCAAATGATATGCCTGATACTGAAAAAGCTGAGGAATTAGTCATTATTCTAGATCAAATCAATGATCCACATAATCTTGGCGCGGTGCTGCGTGTGGCAGATTGCGTTAAAGCAAGTTGCGTTATTGTCCCAAAGCATAGAGCATGTACTTTGGACATGACAGTAGCAAAGACAAGTGCAGGTGCAATAGAGCATGTTGATTGTTGTAAGGTTGTTAATCTTAGTCAAGCCATACTTAAGTTGAAGGAGAATGGTTACTGGGTTGTAGCTTGTGATATGGAGGGAGAGAATCTCTATACAAGTCAAACTCTAACGAAGCTTAAAAATGATAAGATAGCTATAGTGATTGGAAACGAAGGTCATGGTATTAGCCAAGCGGTCAAAGCAAATTGTGATTTTTGTGTGAGCATTCCCATGTATGGCCATGTAAATTCACTTAACGCTTCGGTTGCAACTGCTATTGTGAGCTATGAAATTAAGCGTAGACGCCAATTTCAGGCCTAA
- a CDS encoding DUF1576 domain-containing protein — MDIFKMRQSLKNLCKKHVLLGFALATLIYGLCMPDARNLPADFYKLLTNQAYLVHDFVEIAGLSATFINVGLHFLLAYYLMVRNERSGLYGLQIAAIGMFVGHAFFGSNLLNILPIILGVALYAKWAGHSFKLYTAISMFACAMAPLVSYVIFVHGFNWLNLVCGLILGLIIGFCAAPLSESFVRFHQGYTLFNFGFTTGMLAMLITSFFGYFNLEITPAQFLSSAYHKELKIYLFMIISLLCLLILGCEKSKMHELKQLLKSGGRAPSDFISSYGISVTLCNMCINTSIYFCLILALDFPLNGTLLGGLFTILGFSAFGMHPKNCLSIAIGVTIAALLHGENIASQKYLLTLLFSTGLAPIAGEYGWFLGIIAGFIHFNLTSIVLNLHLGMSLYNNGFTSAFVAALVVPLAETLIADNNDY; from the coding sequence ATGGATATTTTCAAAATGCGCCAATCATTAAAGAACTTGTGTAAAAAGCATGTTTTGCTTGGCTTTGCGTTAGCAACACTTATTTATGGCTTATGCATGCCTGATGCTAGGAATTTGCCAGCTGATTTTTATAAGCTGTTGACCAATCAAGCTTATCTTGTACATGACTTTGTTGAAATAGCTGGTTTATCTGCAACGTTTATAAATGTCGGTTTACACTTTCTTTTAGCTTATTATTTGATGGTACGTAACGAAAGAAGCGGCTTATACGGCTTACAAATAGCAGCCATTGGGATGTTTGTGGGGCACGCTTTTTTTGGCTCTAATTTGCTCAATATTTTACCAATTATTTTGGGTGTAGCTCTATATGCTAAATGGGCAGGCCATTCGTTTAAGTTATATACAGCCATCAGTATGTTTGCCTGTGCCATGGCACCGTTAGTTAGCTATGTTATATTCGTGCATGGCTTTAATTGGCTAAATCTAGTTTGTGGCTTGATTTTAGGCTTAATTATCGGTTTTTGTGCAGCGCCGCTATCAGAATCATTTGTGCGTTTTCATCAAGGTTACACATTGTTCAATTTTGGTTTTACCACTGGTATGTTAGCTATGCTAATAACTTCGTTTTTTGGCTATTTTAATTTGGAAATTACGCCTGCTCAGTTTTTAAGTTCAGCTTATCATAAAGAACTCAAAATTTATCTGTTCATGATTATAAGTCTATTATGCTTATTAATTTTGGGTTGCGAAAAGTCAAAAATGCATGAATTAAAGCAATTGTTGAAATCAGGTGGTAGGGCGCCGAGTGATTTCATCAGCAGCTATGGAATCAGTGTAACTTTGTGTAATATGTGCATTAATACTAGCATCTATTTCTGTCTTATTTTAGCCTTAGATTTTCCACTTAACGGTACATTGTTGGGTGGATTGTTTACAATTCTTGGATTTTCAGCCTTTGGTATGCATCCTAAGAATTGCTTGAGTATTGCAATTGGTGTTACAATTGCCGCTTTGTTACATGGGGAAAATATAGCTAGCCAAAAATACTTATTGACGCTTTTGTTTTCAACCGGTCTAGCGCCAATTGCCGGCGAATATGGTTGGTTTTTAGGCATTATAGCTGGATTTATCCATTTTAACCTAACCAGTATCGTGCTTAATTTACACTTGGGGATGAGCTTGTATAACAATGGATTTACATCAGCTTTTGTAGCTGCCTTAGTCGTGCCTTTAGCTGAAACACTAATTGCCGATAACAATGACTATTAA
- a CDS encoding NAD(P)-dependent alcohol dehydrogenase has protein sequence MKGFAMLEIGKTGWIEKDRPVCGPLDAIVRPLALSPCTSDTHTVWEGALGQRHNMILGHEACGEVVEVGSLVKDFKVGDKVLVAAITPDWHSLAAQDGYPMHSGGMLAGWKFSNFKDGVFGEYFHVNDADGNLALIPDEISVEEACMLSDMVPTGFHGVELADIQFGDTVLVIGIGPVGLMSVAGANMRGASRIICVGTRQVCRDVASSYGATDFISYKDGPIDEQVLALTNGKLVDKVIIAGGDCDSFIPAINCLKAGGCVGNVNYLGDGDYVKIPRVTWGVGMGHKKIVGGLMPGGRLRLEKLASLVQHHKLDVSRLITHRFHGFEHVEDALMLMKQKPSNLIKPVVIVD, from the coding sequence ATGAAGGGTTTTGCCATGTTGGAGATTGGAAAGACCGGTTGGATTGAAAAGGATCGTCCTGTCTGCGGTCCTTTGGACGCGATTGTACGTCCTTTGGCTCTCTCGCCTTGCACGTCCGACACGCATACAGTTTGGGAGGGTGCACTTGGGCAACGGCATAACATGATTCTAGGACATGAAGCTTGTGGCGAAGTAGTTGAAGTTGGTAGTTTGGTTAAGGATTTTAAAGTTGGTGATAAGGTTTTGGTAGCAGCCATTACACCAGATTGGCATTCTTTAGCAGCCCAAGATGGTTATCCTATGCATTCTGGCGGAATGCTAGCAGGTTGGAAATTCTCTAATTTTAAGGATGGCGTTTTTGGTGAATATTTCCATGTTAATGATGCTGACGGCAACCTCGCATTAATTCCTGACGAAATTTCTGTCGAAGAAGCATGCATGTTATCAGATATGGTCCCAACTGGTTTCCACGGTGTTGAATTAGCCGATATTCAATTTGGTGATACTGTCTTGGTAATAGGTATTGGCCCAGTCGGTCTGATGTCTGTCGCTGGTGCTAACATGCGCGGGGCTAGTCGCATAATTTGCGTTGGTACACGTCAAGTTTGCCGTGATGTTGCAAGCTCTTATGGCGCAACAGATTTCATCAGCTATAAAGACGGTCCAATTGATGAGCAGGTTTTGGCTTTAACCAATGGCAAATTAGTTGATAAAGTCATCATTGCTGGTGGTGATTGTGACAGCTTCATCCCTGCTATCAACTGTTTAAAAGCCGGCGGCTGTGTTGGTAACGTCAACTATTTAGGTGATGGCGATTATGTGAAAATTCCACGCGTAACATGGGGTGTTGGTATGGGCCACAAAAAGATCGTCGGTGGCTTAATGCCAGGCGGTCGTTTACGTTTGGAAAAACTAGCCTCCCTAGTGCAACATCACAAGTTGGATGTTTCTCGTTTGATCACCCATCGTTTCCATGGCTTTGAACATGTTGAAGATGCTTTGATGCTAATGAAACAAAAGCCATCTAATTTAATTAAGCCCGTAGTTATTGTCGATTAA
- a CDS encoding MBL fold metallo-hydrolase, with amino-acid sequence MYQLCKLAVSTPLLQVYEQKGKDSSCNSYLIDLSDAAYVIDPAWAPTIWENLADKVRLLFATHGHYDHIKECDNWRSAFPSVKLCVEKDEAEHMQHADTNVSWLFGDEVNFNAPDRLLSPNEVIQLAPEVELKLLHTPGHTPGSACYLLSTKTEGALCLFTGDTLFAGSIGRVDFPGGNAAMMKSTMDYMCSLAAEEHLPQNLPVFPGHGVSTTLELECENNLFLTGILHI; translated from the coding sequence ATGTATCAGCTTTGTAAGTTAGCAGTTTCAACACCTTTACTCCAAGTATATGAACAAAAGGGCAAAGATAGTAGTTGCAACAGTTATCTCATTGATTTAAGTGATGCAGCTTATGTGATCGATCCAGCTTGGGCTCCTACTATTTGGGAGAATTTAGCTGATAAGGTAAGATTGTTATTTGCTACGCACGGTCATTATGACCATATCAAAGAGTGCGATAATTGGCGTTCTGCATTTCCTAGCGTTAAGCTCTGTGTTGAGAAAGATGAAGCTGAACATATGCAGCATGCTGATACCAATGTAAGTTGGTTATTTGGCGATGAAGTCAATTTTAATGCACCTGACCGTCTTTTAAGCCCGAATGAAGTAATTCAATTAGCACCTGAGGTGGAATTGAAGCTTTTACATACGCCTGGTCATACGCCAGGTTCAGCCTGTTATTTATTAAGCACTAAGACAGAGGGTGCGCTCTGTTTGTTTACTGGCGACACTTTGTTTGCCGGTTCGATTGGTCGTGTTGATTTTCCAGGTGGAAATGCAGCCATGATGAAAAGCACCATGGATTACATGTGCAGCTTAGCTGCCGAAGAACATTTACCACAAAACCTGCCTGTTTTTCCTGGGCACGGAGTCAGTACAACTTTAGAGCTTGAGTGCGAGAATAACTTGTTTTTGACAGGTATTTTGCATATCTGA
- a CDS encoding methionine ABC transporter ATP-binding protein yields MQEQMSYLIETKNLRKEFKGASGTIALQDINLQIKQGESFGIIGLSGAGKSTLIRCFNFLERPTTGQVFFKGQDLATLSKKELRLVRREIGMIFQNFNLLAQRTVLDNVIFPLEISGVKRDVASKRALELLDLVQIVDKKDAYPDQLSGGQKQRVAIARALANKPLVLLCDEATSALDPSTTEQILKLLKSIQKQLGITLVIITHQMEVVSKTCERVAVMENSKIVELGYVRDVFMKPQSEVAKRLIMPLGGLVQRIESPNVIRLTFDGQAATEPILANLILACKTPLSILQADSKNLDGNVYGQMLIQVPNDRSIEERVCAWLTEHEINFKKESKHD; encoded by the coding sequence ATGCAAGAACAAATGAGCTATCTGATTGAAACTAAAAATTTAAGAAAAGAATTTAAGGGTGCTTCTGGAACTATTGCCTTGCAAGACATTAATTTGCAAATAAAGCAGGGTGAGAGCTTTGGTATTATCGGTTTGAGTGGCGCTGGCAAAAGCACTTTGATTCGCTGCTTCAACTTTTTAGAAAGACCAACGACTGGTCAAGTATTTTTCAAAGGTCAAGATTTAGCAACTTTATCGAAGAAAGAACTTAGATTGGTTCGCCGTGAGATTGGCATGATTTTCCAAAATTTCAATCTTTTAGCACAACGAACAGTTTTAGATAATGTAATTTTTCCACTTGAAATTAGCGGCGTTAAACGCGATGTGGCAAGCAAAAGAGCCTTGGAATTATTAGATTTGGTCCAGATTGTTGATAAGAAAGATGCCTATCCAGACCAACTTTCAGGTGGGCAGAAGCAAAGAGTGGCGATTGCTAGAGCTTTAGCTAACAAGCCCTTAGTTTTGCTCTGTGATGAAGCAACAAGCGCTTTAGATCCAAGTACTACTGAGCAAATTTTGAAGCTTTTAAAATCAATTCAGAAGCAATTAGGCATAACTTTAGTTATTATCACGCATCAGATGGAAGTAGTTAGCAAGACTTGTGAACGAGTAGCTGTGATGGAAAATAGTAAAATTGTGGAGTTAGGCTATGTGCGCGATGTGTTTATGAAACCGCAATCAGAAGTGGCTAAGCGCTTGATTATGCCACTTGGTGGACTTGTGCAACGAATTGAAAGTCCTAATGTTATTCGCTTAACCTTCGATGGACAGGCTGCTACAGAGCCAATTTTGGCCAATTTGATCCTAGCTTGTAAGACACCGTTATCAATTTTGCAGGCTGATAGCAAAAATTTAGACGGTAATGTGTATGGCCAGATGCTAATTCAAGTTCCGAACGATAGGAGTATTGAAGAAAGAGTTTGTGCTTGGCTAACTGAACATGAAATTAATTTTAAGAAGGAGAGTAAACATGACTAA
- a CDS encoding methionine ABC transporter permease, with the protein MTNTQIVQLLLDSLLETLLMTFISSLIAYVIGLPLGIILVTSSEKGILPNPTLHKSLGLVTNFLRSVPFLILLVWIMPFTRLLVGTTIGLKGVIVPLVISAFPFIARLVESSLQEVDAGLIEAAQAMGANNWQIITKVMLIEAKPSLLVGAALAVTTILGYSAMAGFCGAGGLGAVAINNGYRRYDNKLMVLTVVILACILQIAQEFGLYLAKRIDKRNQK; encoded by the coding sequence ATGACTAATACACAGATTGTGCAATTATTGCTAGACAGTTTATTAGAGACACTATTAATGACGTTTATCTCAAGTTTGATTGCGTATGTGATAGGCTTACCACTTGGAATAATTCTCGTTACTAGCAGTGAAAAAGGTATTTTGCCAAATCCAACTTTGCATAAAAGTCTTGGCTTAGTAACCAATTTCTTACGCTCAGTACCATTCTTAATTTTGTTGGTTTGGATCATGCCATTTACCCGTTTGCTAGTTGGAACGACAATTGGTCTCAAAGGTGTGATAGTGCCTTTGGTCATTTCAGCTTTTCCATTCATTGCCCGTTTGGTTGAATCTTCTTTGCAGGAAGTTGATGCTGGTTTAATTGAAGCTGCACAAGCGATGGGTGCTAATAACTGGCAGATTATTACAAAAGTGATGTTAATCGAAGCAAAGCCATCATTATTGGTTGGCGCAGCTTTAGCAGTTACGACAATACTTGGTTATTCGGCTATGGCTGGTTTCTGTGGTGCTGGTGGTTTGGGTGCAGTTGCAATCAATAATGGTTATCGCCGTTACGATAACAAGCTGATGGTATTGACTGTTGTGATTCTGGCTTGCATTTTACAAATTGCCCAAGAGTTTGGTCTTTATCTAGCTAAGAGGATTGATAAACGGAATCAAAAATAA